Proteins from a genomic interval of Polaribacter sp. Q13:
- a CDS encoding efflux RND transporter permease subunit, with translation MTKQRKQVDKEFKLSSWAIHNKTTIYVIMAVLFFYGITAYLSMARENFPEVKETKIYISTIYPGNTAEDIEKLITDPLEDEVKTISNVIEVTSTSQEDYSMVVVEFDENISVELAKQKIKDEIATETASEDWPTFNGAKIEPNVFDLSLSEEVAILNINISGDYPVHKLKEFGEYLQDEIEDLAEIKKVDIRGAQEKEVEVAVDIYKMMAAKVSFNDITSAISNGNVTMSAGNFITSGQRRTVRIIGEIDKPAALEDFVIKSEFNNPIYLKDVATVAFKDKDKTTFARENGKEVVMLDVKKRAGKNMVAASEQIQVIVADAIANYFPKDLKVTITNDQSNKTIGQVDDLVNNIIFGVFLVVTVLMFFLGFKNAVFVGFAIPMSMFMSLMILNLLGYTMNTMILFGLIMGLGMLVDNGIVVVENVYRLMDEEGMGRIEAAKKGISEIAYPIIISTATTVAAFIPLGLWPGVMGDFMVLLPITLSTVLGSSLLVAIFFNSVLVSQFMSVEDVDMPIKKIAILTGVMTVLGIIVLITGGAYAALGSLMIFTAIMLWVYRLFLRDWANSFQNKVLPVLERWYESSLRFSLTGKTPYFLVIGTTLLLLASFIAFGWSLGTQRTKVEFFPDNKPNQIIVYIEYPEGTDIQKTNDITKLIEKKVETVLYSDEYMDGDYNFMVESLISQVGEGAGNPQTDGGSAAEMPHKGKVKASMREYKYRRGLDSELMRQKLQTALVGIYPGVLISVEKDANGPPAGSPINIEIEGDDYAELIHVAQRMRDFINTKSISGIDELKIDVNRDKPGMEVLVDRKKAGELGVSTGQVGQQLRASIFGNKAGVYKEDGDDYDIYVRFNKEDRYNTSALFNQNIIFRDMASGKVKEIPVSTVATQKNNSGFSAIKHKDIKRVVTVYSALTPGETDAAAVVGKIQNEMKNFKNLPKGIKIDYTGQIEEQNKQMQFLVGAFFTGLALIFFILIFQFNSVSKPAIIMIAIFLSFIGVFGGIVISGSSFVIMMTMMGIISLAGIVVNNGVVLLDYAQLLIDRKKGELEIDHEDYLDKETLYEAIVKAGGARLRPVLLTAITTILGLIPLAIGLNINFFTLFSEYNPHIYFGGDNVAFWGPLAWTVIYGLLIATFLTLIIVPVLFFLITLFKMWLKSKIAPKKVIL, from the coding sequence ATGACAAAACAAAGAAAACAAGTAGATAAAGAATTTAAATTATCTTCTTGGGCAATTCATAATAAAACTACCATTTACGTAATAATGGCTGTGTTATTTTTCTATGGTATTACTGCTTATTTAAGCATGGCTAGAGAGAATTTTCCGGAAGTAAAAGAAACCAAAATTTACATTAGTACCATCTACCCTGGTAATACAGCTGAAGACATAGAGAAACTAATTACAGACCCCCTAGAAGACGAAGTAAAAACAATTAGTAATGTTATAGAAGTTACCTCAACATCTCAAGAAGATTACTCAATGGTTGTTGTAGAGTTTGATGAAAACATCTCTGTAGAACTTGCTAAACAAAAGATTAAAGACGAAATAGCAACAGAAACAGCTAGTGAAGATTGGCCTACTTTTAACGGGGCTAAAATAGAACCCAATGTATTTGATTTAAGCTTATCTGAAGAAGTAGCAATTTTAAATATTAACATTTCTGGTGATTACCCTGTTCATAAACTAAAAGAATTTGGTGAATATTTACAAGACGAAATAGAAGATTTAGCAGAAATTAAGAAAGTAGATATTCGTGGAGCCCAAGAAAAAGAAGTTGAAGTTGCCGTAGATATTTATAAAATGATGGCTGCAAAAGTAAGTTTTAATGATATTACTTCTGCTATTAGCAACGGAAACGTAACCATGTCTGCAGGTAACTTTATTACAAGCGGACAAAGAAGAACGGTTAGAATTATTGGTGAAATTGATAAACCTGCTGCCTTAGAAGATTTTGTAATTAAATCTGAATTTAACAATCCTATTTACCTAAAAGATGTAGCAACCGTTGCCTTTAAAGACAAAGACAAAACAACTTTTGCTAGAGAAAACGGAAAAGAGGTTGTAATGCTAGATGTTAAAAAAAGAGCAGGGAAAAATATGGTTGCAGCTTCAGAACAAATACAAGTAATTGTTGCTGATGCCATTGCTAATTATTTTCCAAAAGACTTAAAAGTAACTATTACAAACGATCAATCTAACAAAACCATTGGTCAGGTAGACGATTTAGTAAACAACATTATTTTTGGAGTTTTCTTAGTTGTTACGGTTTTAATGTTCTTCTTAGGGTTTAAAAATGCCGTTTTTGTTGGTTTTGCAATACCAATGTCTATGTTTATGTCTTTAATGATTTTAAACTTATTAGGTTACACCATGAATACCATGATTCTTTTTGGATTAATTATGGGACTTGGAATGTTGGTAGATAACGGAATTGTTGTCGTAGAAAACGTGTATCGTTTAATGGACGAGGAAGGAATGGGCAGAATTGAAGCTGCAAAAAAAGGAATTAGCGAAATTGCATATCCTATTATTATTTCTACCGCTACAACGGTAGCCGCATTTATTCCTTTAGGTCTTTGGCCCGGAGTTATGGGTGACTTTATGGTGTTATTACCTATAACTTTATCTACCGTTTTAGGTTCTTCTTTATTAGTTGCCATTTTCTTTAACTCTGTATTGGTTTCTCAATTTATGAGTGTAGAAGATGTAGATATGCCTATTAAAAAGATAGCAATTCTTACCGGTGTAATGACCGTTTTAGGAATTATTGTTTTAATTACCGGAGGTGCTTACGCAGCTCTTGGATCTTTAATGATATTTACCGCAATTATGCTTTGGGTGTATCGTTTATTCTTAAGAGACTGGGCAAATAGTTTTCAAAATAAAGTATTACCGGTCTTAGAAAGATGGTATGAAAGTAGTTTAAGATTCTCTTTAACAGGTAAAACACCATACTTTTTAGTTATTGGAACTACCCTTTTATTATTAGCTTCTTTTATTGCCTTCGGATGGTCTTTAGGTACACAAAGAACTAAAGTAGAATTTTTCCCAGACAATAAACCAAATCAAATAATTGTTTATATAGAATACCCAGAAGGAACAGATATTCAAAAAACAAATGACATTACTAAACTAATCGAGAAGAAAGTAGAAACCGTTTTGTATAGTGATGAATATATGGATGGTGACTATAACTTTATGGTAGAAAGTTTGATTTCTCAAGTTGGTGAAGGTGCAGGAAACCCACAAACAGATGGAGGTTCTGCTGCAGAAATGCCACATAAAGGAAAAGTAAAAGCCTCTATGAGAGAATACAAATATAGAAGAGGTTTAGATAGTGAATTAATGCGTCAGAAATTACAAACTGCTTTGGTTGGTATTTATCCGGGAGTTTTAATTTCTGTTGAAAAAGATGCTAACGGACCACCAGCAGGTTCTCCTATTAATATTGAAATTGAAGGTGATGATTATGCTGAATTAATTCATGTTGCTCAAAGAATGCGCGATTTTATCAATACAAAAAGTATTTCTGGTATAGATGAATTAAAGATTGATGTAAACAGAGACAAACCAGGAATGGAAGTTTTAGTTGACAGAAAAAAAGCGGGTGAATTAGGGGTTTCTACGGGTCAAGTAGGACAACAATTAAGAGCTTCCATTTTTGGAAACAAAGCAGGCGTTTACAAAGAAGATGGAGATGATTATGATATTTATGTTCGTTTTAATAAAGAAGATAGGTATAACACAAGCGCACTCTTTAATCAGAATATTATTTTTAGAGACATGGCTTCTGGTAAAGTAAAAGAAATTCCGGTTTCTACGGTGGCAACACAAAAAAACAATTCTGGTTTTAGCGCTATTAAACATAAGGATATTAAAAGAGTGGTAACCGTTTACTCTGCATTAACTCCGGGAGAAACAGATGCTGCTGCTGTTGTTGGTAAAATTCAAAATGAAATGAAAAATTTCAAGAATTTACCTAAAGGAATTAAAATTGATTATACCGGTCAGATTGAAGAACAAAACAAACAAATGCAATTTTTAGTAGGCGCATTTTTTACAGGTTTGGCTTTAATTTTCTTTATTCTAATTTTCCAATTTAACTCGGTTTCTAAACCAGCAATTATAATGATTGCTATTTTCTTAAGCTTTATTGGCGTTTTTGGAGGAATCGTTATTTCTGGAAGTTCTTTTGTAATTATGATGACCATGATGGGTATTATTTCATTGGCCGGAATTGTAGTAAATAATGGTGTGGTACTATTAGATTACGCGCAATTATTAATAGACCGAAAGAAAGGTGAATTAGAAATAGACCATGAAGATTATTTAGACAAAGAAACTTTATATGAAGCTATTGTAAAAGCTGGTGGCGCACGTTTAAGACCCGTTTTATTAACCGCAATTACAACCATTTTAGGTTTAATTCCTTTAGCAATTGGTTTAAACATTAACTTCTTTACTTTATTTTCAGAATACAATCCGCATATTTATTTTGGAGGAGATAACGTTGCTTTCTGGGGACCGTTAGCTTGGACCGTTATTTACGGTCTACTAATAGCAACCTTTTTAACATTAATTATAGTACCTGTTTTATTCTTCTTAATTACGTTATTTAAAATGTGGTTAAAAAGTAAAATAGCTCCTAAAAAAGTAATTTTGTAA
- a CDS encoding efflux RND transporter periplasmic adaptor subunit, with translation MKKIYLLLVITLVLNSCGEKKTTSVADLVATGNLQELTAKKKEITANLEKINTELETINEAISKKDTLKKLPLITTITVKEEVFNHYLEIQGNVKTKQNILIYPEMAGILKTVYVKEGQKVTKGQLLATIDDGGLSNQVAQLAATTQLAKTTFERQKRLWDQKIGSEIQFLQAKTSYESQRNSLKQLKSQQSKSSIRAPFSGVIDDVIKEKGTVIAPGQGSEVFRIVNLNNMYVEAEVPERYITSIQKNKEVKIEFPVLGTSVNSSIRQVGSFINPNNRSFKIEVPVANKSGNVKPNLTAKLQINDYTDATSILIPQSIISENANGEQFVYVIKGKNSDNEAIAERVVIKTGKTQGNFIEVLENLPVGSEIIKEGARSVNNGQTVKVINK, from the coding sequence ATGAAAAAAATATATTTATTATTAGTAATTACACTTGTTTTAAACTCTTGTGGAGAGAAAAAAACAACCTCTGTTGCAGATTTAGTTGCCACAGGAAACTTACAAGAATTAACAGCAAAAAAGAAAGAAATTACCGCTAATTTAGAAAAAATAAATACCGAATTAGAAACTATAAACGAAGCCATTTCTAAAAAAGATACCTTAAAAAAACTTCCTTTAATTACTACTATTACAGTAAAAGAAGAAGTTTTTAATCACTATTTAGAAATTCAAGGAAATGTAAAAACAAAACAGAATATTTTAATTTACCCAGAAATGGCGGGAATTTTAAAAACAGTTTATGTTAAAGAAGGTCAAAAAGTTACTAAAGGTCAATTATTAGCAACTATAGATGATGGTGGATTAAGCAATCAGGTAGCTCAATTAGCAGCTACAACTCAATTAGCCAAAACTACATTTGAACGTCAAAAACGTTTATGGGATCAAAAAATAGGCTCAGAAATTCAATTTTTACAAGCAAAAACAAGCTATGAATCACAAAGAAACTCTTTAAAACAACTTAAAAGTCAGCAATCTAAATCTTCTATCAGAGCACCTTTTTCTGGTGTTATTGATGATGTAATAAAAGAAAAAGGAACTGTAATTGCTCCTGGTCAAGGGTCTGAAGTTTTTAGAATTGTAAACCTTAACAACATGTATGTAGAGGCAGAAGTACCAGAAAGATATATTACAAGCATTCAAAAAAACAAAGAGGTAAAAATAGAATTCCCTGTATTAGGTACAAGTGTAAATAGCTCAATAAGACAAGTTGGTAGTTTTATCAACCCAAATAATAGATCTTTTAAAATTGAAGTTCCTGTTGCTAATAAAAGTGGAAATGTAAAACCAAACTTAACGGCAAAACTTCAAATTAATGATTATACAGATGCTACCTCTATTTTAATTCCGCAAAGTATTATTTCTGAAAATGCAAATGGAGAACAATTTGTATATGTTATTAAAGGAAAAAATTCTGATAATGAAGCTATCGCAGAAAGAGTTGTTATTAAAACAGGAAAAACACAAGGAAATTTTATTGAAGTTTTAGAAAACTTACCTGTTGGATCGGAAATAATTAAAGAAGGTGCTCGTAGTGTAAACAACGGACAAACAGTAAAAGTTATCAATAAATAA
- a CDS encoding TolC family protein encodes MKKIIMVCLSTCFFLVTNAQEKTMKLSLKEAIDFAIEHSYNTKASKNDIKIADKKVWETTATGLPQISGTVDYTNWLKQQVSLLPAELVGGAAGTFTPVTFSPKQNIGASVTLKQLLFDGSYLVGLQASKTYLKISKQANEKTELLTREAIINAYGNVLVVENSITILEGNIRILEKNLSDAKKIYENGFNEEEDVEQLQITLGNLKSQLNSVKRMKDIAYKMLNLSLGNPIETQLVLTDSLDSLAEKNINLGLIADDFKVDKHIDFKIAQNDRESKRLLVKLEKSKALPSLSAYVNYGAQAYSSDFSFFKSDQSWYNSSLLGVSLNIPIFSSLQRSSKTAQAKIDLETADIRLEETKQRLTLLAEKAKSEYQLSIENYATAKKNVGLAERIEKKQRIKFFEGISTSFDLLQAQNQLYTQQQTYIQSMLDVIAKKATLENALNTPIK; translated from the coding sequence ATGAAAAAAATAATTATGGTATGTTTAAGTACCTGTTTTTTCTTAGTTACAAACGCACAAGAAAAAACAATGAAATTATCTTTAAAAGAAGCTATAGACTTTGCAATAGAGCATAGTTACAATACCAAAGCATCTAAAAATGATATAAAAATTGCAGACAAAAAAGTTTGGGAAACAACCGCTACTGGGTTGCCTCAAATTTCAGGAACTGTAGATTATACAAATTGGCTTAAACAACAAGTATCGTTGTTACCTGCCGAATTAGTTGGAGGAGCTGCAGGCACCTTTACCCCTGTAACTTTTAGTCCAAAACAAAACATTGGTGCATCTGTAACCTTAAAGCAATTATTATTTGATGGTTCTTATTTGGTAGGATTACAAGCATCTAAAACATATTTAAAAATTTCTAAACAAGCCAATGAAAAAACAGAGCTCCTAACCAGAGAAGCTATTATAAATGCTTACGGAAATGTTTTAGTGGTAGAAAACAGCATTACCATATTAGAAGGAAATATAAGAATTCTTGAAAAAAATTTAAGTGATGCTAAAAAAATCTATGAAAATGGTTTTAATGAAGAGGAAGATGTAGAACAACTACAAATTACATTAGGAAATCTAAAAAGTCAGCTTAATAGTGTTAAGAGAATGAAAGACATTGCTTACAAGATGCTAAATCTTTCTCTAGGAAACCCTATTGAAACACAACTTGTATTAACAGATTCTTTAGACTCTTTAGCGGAGAAAAACATTAACTTAGGTTTAATTGCTGATGATTTTAAAGTGGATAAACATATCGATTTTAAAATTGCACAAAACGATAGAGAATCTAAACGCTTACTTGTAAAATTAGAAAAAAGTAAAGCTTTACCAAGTTTATCTGCCTATGTAAATTACGGAGCACAAGCATACTCTAGCGACTTTTCTTTTTTTAAATCAGATCAAAGCTGGTACAACTCTTCTTTATTAGGTGTTAGTTTAAACATCCCTATATTTAGTAGTTTACAAAGAAGTTCTAAAACTGCACAAGCAAAAATCGACTTAGAAACAGCAGATATTAGATTAGAAGAAACCAAACAACGCTTAACCTTATTGGCAGAAAAAGCAAAAAGCGAGTATCAATTAAGCATCGAAAACTACGCAACAGCAAAGAAAAATGTTGGCTTAGCAGAAAGAATAGAAAAAAAGCAACGAATTAAATTCTTCGAAGGAATTTCTACTAGCTTCGATTTACTGCAAGCACAAAACCAACTATACACACAACAACAAACCTACATACAATCTATGTTAGATGTAATTGCTAAAAAAGCAACTTTAGAAAACGCATTAAACACCCCAATCAAATAA
- a CDS encoding TetR/AcrR family transcriptional regulator, producing the protein MREKILEKSNELFLNLGFKSVTMDEIAEALGVSKKTIYKYFKNKTELVTAVTHAMFDKICCGINGVCKLELNAIHELFSIKRLILENLKDEKSSPQYQLQKYYPKIYASLKQKQFHVMQDCVINNLEKGIKTNLYRETIDLEFISRIYYNGMIGIKDKDLFPLTNYSMNTLMTNYLEYHLRGICTEKGIQQLENQLKLK; encoded by the coding sequence ATGAGAGAAAAAATTTTAGAAAAATCAAATGAACTCTTTTTAAACTTAGGTTTTAAAAGTGTTACTATGGATGAAATAGCAGAGGCTCTTGGGGTTTCAAAAAAAACCATTTACAAGTATTTTAAAAACAAAACCGAACTTGTTACCGCTGTAACACACGCTATGTTTGATAAAATATGTTGTGGTATTAATGGCGTTTGCAAATTAGAATTAAATGCAATACATGAACTTTTTTCTATAAAAAGATTGATTTTGGAAAATTTAAAGGATGAAAAATCATCACCACAATATCAACTTCAAAAATATTACCCTAAAATTTATGCCTCTTTAAAACAAAAACAATTTCATGTAATGCAAGATTGCGTTATCAATAACCTAGAAAAAGGAATAAAAACCAACTTATACAGAGAAACAATAGATTTAGAATTTATCTCTAGAATATATTATAATGGAATGATCGGAATTAAAGATAAAGATCTATTTCCTTTAACAAATTATTCTATGAACACCTTAATGACCAATTACTTAGAATATCATTTAAGAGGAATTTGTACTGAAAAAGGAATACAACAATTAGAAAACCAATTAAAACTGAAATAA
- a CDS encoding polyprenyl synthetase family protein gives MDILHYQKDFIDYLESKKWVNEPKNLYEPIDYIIKLGGKRMRPILTLMAADIFSGGYEKAMPAALAVEVFHNFTLIHDDIMDDAPLRRGKATVHEKWDINTGILSGDAMLILAYQYFENYEPIVFQKLAKLFSKTALEVCDGQQLDVDFETRNDVTIDEYINMIRLKTSVLVAAALKMGAIVAETSDENANLIYDFGLNLGLAFQLQDDYLDTFGDPETFGKQVGGDIIENKKTYLYLKSLEVANEHDCKKLEYFYSRKLDDNSTKITEVSRIFDLNDIPILIKEQIQDYTERAFETLSCMNISEESKVSLRNFGLWLMNRSV, from the coding sequence TTGGACATTTTACATTATCAGAAAGATTTTATTGATTATTTAGAATCTAAAAAGTGGGTTAATGAACCTAAAAATTTATATGAGCCCATAGATTATATTATAAAATTAGGAGGTAAACGAATGCGTCCTATTTTAACGCTAATGGCAGCAGATATTTTTTCTGGAGGATATGAAAAAGCAATGCCAGCAGCTTTGGCTGTAGAAGTTTTTCATAATTTCACCTTAATTCATGATGATATTATGGATGATGCACCTTTAAGAAGAGGTAAGGCTACAGTGCATGAAAAATGGGATATCAATACGGGAATTCTTTCTGGAGATGCCATGTTGATATTAGCATATCAGTATTTTGAGAATTATGAACCTATTGTTTTTCAGAAATTAGCAAAACTATTTAGCAAAACAGCTTTAGAGGTTTGTGATGGACAGCAATTAGATGTCGATTTTGAAACTAGAAATGATGTAACTATCGATGAGTATATTAATATGATTCGTTTAAAAACTTCAGTTTTGGTTGCAGCGGCATTAAAAATGGGTGCAATAGTTGCAGAAACTAGTGATGAAAATGCAAACTTAATATATGATTTTGGACTAAATTTAGGATTGGCCTTTCAGTTACAAGATGATTATTTAGATACTTTTGGTGATCCCGAAACTTTTGGAAAACAAGTAGGAGGGGATATTATTGAAAATAAGAAAACTTATCTTTATTTAAAGTCATTAGAGGTTGCAAATGAGCATGATTGTAAGAAATTGGAATATTTTTATAGCCGTAAATTAGATGATAATTCAACTAAAATTACGGAGGTAAGTCGTATTTTTGATTTAAATGATATTCCTATTTTAATAAAAGAACAGATTCAGGATTATACAGAAAGAGCTTTTGAGACTTTATCTTGCATGAATATTTCTGAAGAAAGTAAGGTTAGTTTAAGGAATTTTGGACTTTGGTTAATGAATAGATCAGTTTAA
- a CDS encoding PID-CTERM protein-sorting domain-containing protein — translation MLALTYIVNAQNVPRPAGPPPPPGLAIDGGLIFLVVSGIIYGVKKVKN, via the coding sequence ATGCTAGCACTTACGTATATAGTTAACGCACAAAATGTTCCAAGACCTGCAGGACCACCGCCACCACCTGGTTTGGCTATTGACGGAGGTTTGATCTTTTTAGTAGTTTCTGGAATTATTTACGGAGTAAAGAAGGTTAAGAATTAG
- a CDS encoding riboflavin synthase, producing the protein MFTGIIETLGTITNITKEQDNIHLTVKSNFTNELKIDQSVAHNGVCLTVVNIKNDTYTVTAIKETLNKTNIGRLNVNDSVNLERGMKLGDRLDGHIVQGHVDQTATCINIKKDNGSTIFTFKYDAGTNNITIEKGSITINGVSLTVVNSKKDEFSVAIIPYTTENTTFKYLKLNDCVNLEFDVIGKYVSKLTNS; encoded by the coding sequence ATGTTTACCGGAATTATAGAAACACTTGGTACAATAACAAATATCACAAAAGAACAAGACAATATTCATCTAACTGTGAAAAGTAATTTTACTAATGAATTAAAAATAGATCAAAGCGTAGCGCATAATGGTGTATGTTTAACTGTTGTAAATATTAAAAATGACACATACACAGTTACCGCAATTAAAGAAACTTTAAACAAAACAAATATTGGTCGTTTAAATGTAAATGATTCTGTAAACTTAGAAAGAGGAATGAAGCTAGGTGATCGATTAGATGGACATATAGTGCAAGGCCACGTAGACCAAACTGCAACTTGCATTAATATTAAAAAAGATAATGGAAGTACTATTTTTACTTTTAAATACGATGCTGGCACTAATAATATTACCATAGAAAAAGGTTCTATTACTATAAATGGAGTAAGCTTAACGGTTGTTAACTCTAAAAAAGATGAATTTAGTGTTGCTATAATACCATATACGACAGAAAACACAACCTTTAAGTATTTAAAACTTAATGATTGTGTAAATCTCGAATTTGATGTTATTGGAAAATACGTTAGTAAACTAACTAATTCTTAA
- the pdxA gene encoding 4-hydroxythreonine-4-phosphate dehydrogenase PdxA has protein sequence MDKSDKIIVGISIGDLNGIGLEVILKTFQDKRMLDFCTPVIFGSTKVVSYHKKALKSETPVHGITSLNQINHNKINILNIWKEDVSIELGKETKESGEYAAKSLEAATTYLKEKKIDVLVTAPINKETIQSDTFNFPGHTEYLEDKLEGKSLMILMTDALRIGLITGHIPISKVAESISPALIKEKVGTMYASLVQDFGINKPKIAVLSLNPHCGDKGVIGVEDDEIIKPTIDEIKESGKLVFGPYAADGFFGSETYKQFDGVLATYHDQGLAPFKALSFGSGVNYTAGLSEIRTSPDHGTGFDIAGKNIANASSFKEALFTAIEIYKTRKEYKELTKSPLLVK, from the coding sequence ATGGATAAATCTGATAAAATTATAGTTGGTATTTCAATAGGAGATTTAAATGGAATAGGTTTAGAAGTAATTCTAAAAACTTTTCAAGATAAAAGAATGCTAGATTTTTGTACACCTGTTATTTTTGGAAGTACAAAAGTAGTTTCTTATCATAAAAAAGCATTAAAATCAGAGACTCCTGTTCATGGAATAACTTCTTTAAATCAAATTAATCATAATAAGATTAATATACTAAATATTTGGAAAGAAGATGTTTCTATTGAATTAGGGAAGGAAACGAAAGAATCTGGTGAGTATGCAGCAAAATCATTAGAGGCAGCAACGACTTATTTAAAAGAAAAAAAGATAGATGTTTTAGTAACTGCACCAATTAATAAAGAAACCATACAATCTGATACTTTTAATTTTCCGGGACATACTGAATACTTAGAAGATAAACTAGAAGGAAAGAGTTTGATGATTTTAATGACAGATGCATTACGAATTGGGTTAATTACTGGGCATATTCCTATCTCTAAAGTAGCAGAGTCCATTAGTCCGGCATTAATTAAAGAAAAAGTAGGAACAATGTATGCTTCGTTGGTACAAGATTTTGGTATCAATAAACCAAAAATAGCAGTTTTATCATTAAATCCACATTGTGGAGATAAGGGAGTTATTGGTGTTGAAGATGATGAGATTATAAAGCCGACTATAGATGAAATAAAAGAATCTGGTAAGTTGGTTTTTGGACCTTATGCAGCAGATGGATTCTTTGGTTCTGAAACATATAAGCAGTTTGATGGTGTTTTAGCAACTTATCACGACCAAGGTTTGGCGCCATTTAAAGCGTTGTCTTTTGGTAGTGGAGTAAATTATACGGCAGGTTTAAGTGAGATTAGAACATCACCAGATCACGGTACAGGCTTTGATATTGCTGGTAAAAACATAGCAAATGCATCTTCTTTTAAAGAAGCATTGTTTACTGCAATTGAAATTTATAAGACAAGAAAAGAATATAAAGAGCTTACAAAAAGTCCTCTTTTAGTAAAATAA